The segment AACTATTCTCGTCTGAGCAGTTCATGACAAAACGGGAACAGTTTTTGTATTTAGGGCGCACAAAAAGGATGTTTTTTAACCCAATTTTTCAACTATTATGTTACTCTATAAGTGAAGCTTACAGGTGCCTTGCTTTTTATCTTTCTTTGGAACGTTCGATTGGGTCGGATGATGGATAAATGCTTGGCAATGTAGGTTTCCAATTGGAAGGAAGTGAGTTCAGCTCTAAGAAATTTTCGACAGGCATAAACAGCGTCTGAAAAACAAATTTTATAAGCCTGTTTTAACTTTGATGTTTTAATGGTAACGTGTGAGGTTAGCCATTTACAAACATTAAAATTGATAAAGCGAGCGTAGATTTCTTGGAGAATCCCTTCCTTCTTTTTTGCATGAAAATGAGTCAGACCGATACTGTATTTTAGGTCACGAAAACTGGTCTCTATGCCCCATCTGTAGGCATAGAGCTCTTTTAATTTTTCTGGAGAATAATCGGTGTTTGTCACCAAAGTTTCAAAGAAACCTGGCTTGATTTCGAGACGCACCATTCGAAAATGAAGTTCGTAAAACTGAACTGGGTCGCTTTTTCGGCTAGAGCTTGGTAGAAAGTCAAAGGATGTGTGATTAGGTAAACAGCGATAGTGATTAGGAAAATTGTGATACTGTTGCTTCATCTCATTGGTCTGTTTCCGACAGATGTTTAGGTCAAATTTTTCATCAAAACAAGGGGTGTCAGGGAGGTTAAATCCTGATTTCATAGAATGATTCCCGTCACGAATACGAATAATATAGGACCAATTTCTTTCTTGGCAGTGAGCCATGACATTGTAGGATTCATACCCCCTATCCATTATTACCAGAGCTTGTTTGAAAGAAGAGTTCTTCATCATATCAATAAAAGCCGCACGTTCATCAACCTCTCGATTATCTTGGATCCGTAAATCATGATACATCTCTTGTTCGAGATTGTAGAGAGCATTAATATGAATGAGATTGTAAGGAGTGTGGTGTGGTCCAGTTTGAAAAGAGGTCGTTTTATCAAAACGATTTCTTGGTAGAATCACATCACTGCCATCAACAGCCAGGATAGGGAGATTATCAGAGATTGGAATTTTAGAAGTAATATCCCTAAAAAGTGTTTTAAAAGCTTGGTGTTTAATCTGATACCGTCGTTGAACAAAGGCAGATTGAGAGACAGGCAAATCTAAATCAAGTAGCTCTTTGGCTAAGGTATTACCACCCATGGTCAGTATGGCTTGAATCATGGTTTTCATAGTTAGCTGACTTTGCCGACTAAAATCTTTTTCAGGATGAAGCACAAACTGATTGGCACTAGAAACGATGTCGTTAATACTATCAAGTAAATGAGCTTTAATCTGATCTAGCATGACTTTTCCCCTTTTATTTTTAGTGTAACATAAAAACTAACCCACCACAAAATGTGATAGGTTAGTTAACTTAATGACATTGGGTAATTTACCACCTACCCTTTTTCTACTTAACACGGAGCTGTGCTCTCTGTTTTTGTTCTTCAATAATGCTTAAAAAGGCTGCAAACTCCCTATCCAGGCGATGTTGGTAGGCCTTATTTTTTATTGTGAGATCTTCCAAGAACACTGGATAGGTTCCTTTTTTATACAATTCTCCTTGAAAGAAGAAGCGGTCCGATAATTTATCAACTGAAACAAGAGAAGAACGCCAGCGGCTTTTACGAGAATGAGAAGGTTTCCAAGATATTTTTAATTGCTTCTCATAAAAGTACCAGCCCATAATATAGATTTTAGTAATCTGATTTCGTTTTCTGTCTTGATAGAAACAAGGAACTGCATAAACATTTCCATGCTTTGTTTGCAAAAAAGGATGAAAATCTTTTATCTTTTCGTATTCTTTCTTTGGAATAAGGGTTAATTGATTATCCTTAATAACCTTCTTTTCATCAATAGTATACGAATAACGGTAGGGGTCATAAATGGTTGATTGTCCACGCGCTCTATAACGCTCTGCCATTTCCTTAAAAATAGGTAGACGTCCATAACCATCCATCAGACTAGATAGACTAAGTCCTCGTCGATTATTATTTTTCTTCACACCAAGAATCTGGCAGGTAGGCCAATAATTGATAGGAATGGCTCCTAATCCGACCAGAAGACCGGCGCTGTCAAAATGACTGGCAAAGCGTACCTCACGAGTGTGACCAGTCTCATTTTTCAAATCAACAAATACAGGTTGCTTGTCCTGTTCAAAAACAATTATATAATTTCCAGAAGACTCCGTATTTTCTCTAATTGGAACGGTGTAGAAGTGGTGAAAATTTGGTAATTCTAGTAACTTTCCAAGTGTTGATGTTTTCATAACACAAGTATAACAAAAAATATTTTTCAAATCCACAAAAACGTTTAATTTGTTAAACGAAAAATATAAAGAAGCTGGGAAAGACATCCATGACGACTTTCCCACTCTCACCGTTTATTCAAGGATAGGTGATGATTGTCTTATCTACCGAATCTTCTAAAGCCTGGCGCGATTCTTCTGATAAACGCAAATCTGCAAGGGTTTGTTCTGAAAAATAGTAGGGATTTAGACTATCTACAAATGCAGAAATTGAAATGACAGCTTTCTCCAATATCAGAGATTTTTCAGTGTAAGCAAAGGGAATAGCAGACCAATCATCACTCTCGAACATTTCTAAAATATCTTTTTGAACTTGAATTTCAGCCTCATTTTTAGCTGAAACTAGGATTGTTTTTAGTGTAGTACGAAAACTCTCCTTGTCTTGCACCAAGTCTTCCAAGGTCAACAAGCTTTCATCTGCCTTCTCATAAAAAATATCTAATTCCGTCTCTGATGAAGTAGTCACATGGAGCCAGTCAGCCTTGATACTGTTTTTCATTACTGCATAGGCAGAAGTATTTTCAAAGGGACTGCTGCGCGTTTGAGGATAGAGAACAATCCACTCTTTCTGGAATAGATTGTCAGGTTTAGCTATTTTCAGTTCCTCCTCAGAAGCTGTACCAATCCGCTGGCTGATAGCAGTAGTGTCATCTCGCTGAAGGAATCCAATGATACGCGGATTTTGCGGACCGCCAATGGCATCAATTTTTGTTCCCAGATCATTAATAATGCGTATGTTCAAGGCATGACACTGCTCATTTAATAGTCTATTTTGCTC is part of the Streptococcus suis genome and harbors:
- a CDS encoding IS4 family transposase, with translation MLDQIKAHLLDSINDIVSSANQFVLHPEKDFSRQSQLTMKTMIQAILTMGGNTLAKELLDLDLPVSQSAFVQRRYQIKHQAFKTLFRDITSKIPISDNLPILAVDGSDVILPRNRFDKTTSFQTGPHHTPYNLIHINALYNLEQEMYHDLRIQDNREVDERAAFIDMMKNSSFKQALVIMDRGYESYNVMAHCQERNWSYIIRIRDGNHSMKSGFNLPDTPCFDEKFDLNICRKQTNEMKQQYHNFPNHYRCLPNHTSFDFLPSSSRKSDPVQFYELHFRMVRLEIKPGFFETLVTNTDYSPEKLKELYAYRWGIETSFRDLKYSIGLTHFHAKKKEGILQEIYARFINFNVCKWLTSHVTIKTSKLKQAYKICFSDAVYACRKFLRAELTSFQLETYIAKHLSIIRPNRTFQRKIKSKAPVSFTYRVT